One genomic region from Spirosoma sp. KCTC 42546 encodes:
- a CDS encoding VCBS repeat-containing protein: MASIKIGLLLFISLGVVSFSDIETNNSTNNGDKKEAVLTDSLNAGRQLAVRYCSSCHLFPEPELLDKKTWVTGVLPNMGMRLGIKQPGQDTLRALSPEEEKAISQLNIYPETPALPRQDWDKIVRYYERTAPEEPLPQKSHPDVTNQLPLFKVKELVLSNKPVPQTTMLKYDKNTAQLYVGDAQNVVYVLDGKLQPDGTLLKDTWLVDTPPTDIDFPKNAAPRVLTVGIFSPSDQQLGRLMTLERSAKAGSVPINIKGLPRPVQFAAGDLNADGNEDVVICGFGNNAGKLFWYDDFEPTKEHILKAFPGARKVEIADFNGDKKPDIMVLMAQAREEISIFYNQGNGKFKEKTVLRFSPLFGSSYFELVDFNKDGFQDILLANGDNWDYSAINKNYHGVRIYLNDRKDNFKEAWFYPMYGASKAVARDFDNDGDLDIAATSFYTNLAQPEQGFIYLANEGKLTFKPFSTPEAAYGKWLTMEAADFDQDGDIDIVLGSYFHTVGEMTQLLFKGITSFPQLLVLENKGK; encoded by the coding sequence ATGGCTTCTATTAAAATCGGGTTGCTACTTTTTATTTCTCTCGGTGTAGTTTCTTTTTCTGACATCGAAACGAACAACTCTACGAATAACGGGGACAAAAAAGAAGCCGTGCTGACTGATTCACTTAATGCAGGCAGGCAACTGGCAGTCCGTTACTGTAGTAGCTGCCATCTGTTTCCCGAGCCTGAACTATTAGACAAAAAGACCTGGGTTACGGGCGTACTGCCGAACATGGGGATGCGGCTTGGCATCAAACAACCCGGTCAGGATACGCTGAGAGCCCTCTCGCCCGAGGAAGAAAAAGCCATCAGCCAGTTGAACATTTATCCCGAAACGCCCGCGTTACCAAGGCAAGACTGGGACAAAATTGTACGCTACTACGAACGTACCGCGCCTGAAGAACCACTCCCACAAAAATCGCATCCGGACGTTACGAATCAGCTTCCCTTATTCAAGGTAAAGGAACTCGTGCTTAGCAACAAGCCGGTACCGCAGACAACGATGCTGAAATACGATAAGAATACGGCTCAGCTTTACGTGGGTGATGCGCAGAACGTCGTTTATGTGCTCGATGGGAAATTGCAGCCAGACGGCACATTGCTGAAAGATACCTGGTTGGTTGATACCCCACCGACCGATATAGATTTTCCCAAGAATGCCGCTCCGAGGGTACTCACCGTTGGCATTTTTAGCCCATCCGACCAGCAACTGGGCCGACTCATGACACTGGAGCGATCCGCAAAAGCAGGTTCTGTTCCGATCAATATCAAAGGATTGCCCAGACCCGTTCAGTTTGCAGCAGGCGACCTGAATGCCGATGGCAACGAAGATGTGGTTATCTGTGGGTTTGGCAACAACGCCGGAAAGCTGTTCTGGTACGATGATTTTGAGCCAACCAAAGAGCATATTCTGAAAGCGTTTCCCGGTGCCCGGAAAGTGGAAATTGCCGACTTCAACGGCGATAAAAAGCCCGACATCATGGTCCTGATGGCCCAGGCTCGGGAAGAGATATCTATATTTTATAATCAGGGAAACGGCAAGTTTAAAGAAAAAACCGTGCTACGTTTCTCCCCCCTATTCGGGTCCAGTTATTTCGAACTGGTTGATTTCAATAAGGATGGTTTTCAGGATATTCTGCTGGCAAACGGCGACAATTGGGATTACTCGGCCATTAACAAAAATTACCACGGGGTGCGTATCTACCTAAACGACAGAAAAGACAACTTTAAAGAAGCCTGGTTTTATCCGATGTACGGGGCTAGCAAAGCCGTTGCCCGGGATTTTGATAACGATGGCGATCTCGACATTGCCGCCACATCTTTTTACACCAATCTGGCCCAACCCGAACAGGGATTTATTTACCTGGCCAACGAAGGAAAACTCACCTTCAAGCCCTTCAGCACACCAGAAGCCGCCTATGGAAAATGGTTGACCATGGAAGCCGCCGACTTCGATCAGGATGGAGATATCGACATTGTGTTGGGCTCCTATTTTCACACCGTTGGCGAAATGACCCAATTGCTCTTTAAAGGCATTACGTCTTTTCCGCAATTGCTGGTGCTGGAGAATAAGGGGAAATAG
- a CDS encoding ROK family transcriptional regulator, whose protein sequence is MLTSIPAEGPSITKKSIVAFKKNQQVKRALSYLYQEGSCTLAKLAEMLNTSVPSVTLIIEQLIDEGWVSTLGTVSGNNGRRPVLFSLNPVGHYALILDSNTHETKLMLVNLLRQIVFQHSADTILENKASFSDFLVSFVNEALAESGIAKTDVIGVGLSMPGLIDSRQGLNLSYPDLGLPEQSIKVWLEQQWGLPVFMINDTKATALGEHRFGSSQGKQHALTINIDWGVGLAIISNGEVFHGASGFAGELGHIQVDPQGELCYCGKIGCLDTITSASALVKRVQREVLAGQATKLASYRDNPSHITISEVIQAANQGDTFAIDQLHETGYQLGKGLAIAVTLFNPEIIIVDGVLAEDSLFITNSIRQAINKHCLSGFRNNLMVEVTQLQGAAKWLGTHAYVIESLFMDV, encoded by the coding sequence ATGCTCACATCTATCCCCGCCGAAGGCCCCAGTATTACCAAAAAGTCTATTGTTGCTTTTAAAAAAAACCAGCAAGTCAAGAGGGCACTTTCATACCTGTATCAGGAAGGCTCCTGCACACTGGCCAAACTGGCCGAAATGCTCAATACCAGTGTTCCTTCTGTTACACTCATAATCGAACAGTTAATCGACGAAGGCTGGGTAAGCACCCTGGGAACGGTTTCCGGCAACAATGGGCGAAGGCCCGTTCTGTTTAGCCTGAATCCGGTGGGCCATTATGCCCTTATTCTAGATAGCAACACCCACGAAACGAAGCTAATGCTGGTTAATCTGCTACGACAGATTGTGTTCCAGCATAGCGCCGATACCATATTGGAGAACAAAGCCAGTTTTTCGGATTTTCTGGTATCGTTCGTGAACGAAGCACTGGCCGAATCAGGCATTGCCAAAACAGATGTTATTGGGGTCGGGTTGTCGATGCCGGGGCTAATTGATTCGCGACAGGGCCTTAATTTGAGCTATCCTGACCTTGGCTTACCCGAGCAATCCATTAAGGTCTGGCTGGAGCAGCAATGGGGTTTGCCTGTTTTTATGATCAACGACACGAAAGCTACCGCGCTGGGGGAACACCGGTTTGGTAGTAGCCAGGGCAAGCAACACGCCCTGACGATCAACATTGACTGGGGCGTAGGATTGGCAATTATTAGCAATGGAGAGGTTTTTCACGGTGCCTCGGGATTTGCGGGTGAGTTAGGTCATATTCAGGTAGACCCACAGGGCGAATTATGCTATTGTGGCAAAATAGGGTGCCTGGATACGATCACCTCCGCATCGGCCCTGGTGAAGCGGGTGCAACGGGAAGTACTCGCGGGTCAGGCAACCAAATTAGCTAGCTACCGCGACAACCCTTCCCATATTACGATCAGCGAGGTTATCCAGGCTGCCAATCAGGGCGACACCTTCGCTATCGATCAATTGCATGAGACTGGTTATCAATTAGGTAAAGGGTTGGCCATTGCCGTTACGCTGTTCAATCCGGAGATTATTATCGTTGATGGCGTACTGGCAGAAGACTCCCTATTCATCACCAACTCCATCCGGCAGGCGATCAACAAACATTGTCTGAGCGGATTCCGGAACAACCTGATGGTTGAGGTGACGCAGCTCCAGGGAGCGGCTAAGTGGCTCGGTACGCACGCGTATGTTATAGAAAGTCTGTTTATGGACGTGTAA
- a CDS encoding glycoside hydrolase family 18 protein encodes MKPRILLPAFLLAVSLFGLLLPYSYTVAAQTPPKRYVLIGYVSGNGWTKDQIEARKLTHINYAFTVPAENGEFAPITPKDSANLAALTSLRSVNKDLKILISVGGWGGCKYFSDAALTDASRRKFANSAVAFLKKHKLDGVDIDWEYPAQIGAGNIFRPEDKGNFTLFLKAIRDRLDEQGKVDKRTGTNHYLLTAATGGDTAFVSHTNLGEAQRYLDYVNIMTYDLYHGNDKVTGHHSPLAQSKKGDQSRNSSISAVEGHIKAGVPVHKIVLGIPFYGRGWADTRPVDNGLYQPSTGKHSFISHDELVDKYINKNGFVRYWDADAKAPYLWNATSHTFISYGDAESFGPKIDYVKKKGLGGIMFWEYIYDLKHKALLDPVVNGLK; translated from the coding sequence GTGAAGCCACGTATATTATTGCCAGCTTTTTTATTGGCCGTTTCCTTGTTCGGCCTATTGCTACCCTATTCCTATACGGTAGCTGCTCAAACGCCCCCAAAACGGTACGTACTCATTGGTTACGTGAGTGGAAACGGGTGGACGAAAGATCAGATCGAAGCCCGTAAACTCACGCACATTAACTACGCATTTACCGTGCCCGCCGAAAACGGTGAATTTGCGCCCATTACGCCCAAAGATTCGGCTAACCTGGCCGCGTTAACCTCGCTTCGGTCGGTTAATAAAGACCTGAAAATACTGATCTCGGTCGGTGGTTGGGGTGGTTGCAAGTATTTCTCAGATGCTGCCCTGACGGATGCTTCACGGCGGAAATTTGCCAACAGTGCCGTGGCGTTCCTGAAAAAACATAAGCTCGATGGCGTTGACATCGACTGGGAATACCCGGCTCAGATTGGCGCAGGCAATATCTTTCGGCCCGAAGACAAGGGGAATTTTACCCTGTTCCTGAAAGCCATTCGGGATCGGCTCGATGAGCAGGGGAAGGTAGACAAACGCACAGGCACAAATCATTACCTGCTAACGGCTGCCACCGGGGGCGATACCGCTTTTGTGAGCCATACTAATCTGGGTGAAGCGCAACGCTACCTGGATTACGTCAACATCATGACGTATGACCTTTACCACGGCAACGATAAAGTAACGGGGCATCATAGTCCACTGGCGCAATCTAAAAAAGGTGATCAATCACGCAACAGTTCTATTTCGGCCGTAGAGGGACACATTAAGGCGGGCGTTCCTGTTCATAAAATTGTACTGGGTATTCCGTTTTACGGGCGTGGCTGGGCCGACACTCGTCCGGTTGACAATGGTTTGTACCAGCCTTCAACGGGTAAGCACTCATTCATCAGCCACGATGAACTGGTGGACAAATACATCAACAAAAACGGATTTGTCCGCTACTGGGACGCCGACGCCAAAGCGCCTTATCTGTGGAATGCGACCTCACATACCTTTATTTCTTATGGCGATGCCGAATCATTCGGACCGAAGATCGACTATGTGAAGAAAAAAGGACTGGGCGGCATTATGTTCTGGGAATACATCTACGACCTGAAGCATAAAGCGCTTCTTGATCCGGTGGTCAACGGCCTGAAATAA
- a CDS encoding alpha-L-fucosidase, translated as MKNTYFNSLYYGWLLSLLLVSSTGFAQQHSEQNHAHYVPPKDSLVSRKLAQWQDIKFGLLMHWGTYSKWGIVESWSLCPEDEGWCERRGPYAGNWYEYKKAYEDIRTTFNPTEFNPERWASAAKDAGMKYVVFTTKHHDGFCMFDTKQTDYKITDPKTAFSSNPRSNIAKEVFSAFRDKNFMVGAYFSKPDWHIPYYWDPYFPPKDRNVSYAPKKYPQKWQQFKDFTYNQIQELMTDYGKIDILWLDGGWVRPASTIDSTISWQRTIPYDQDIDMARIASMGRSKQPGLLVVDRTVTGEFENYVTPEQSIPDAYMPIPWESCMTMGDSWSYIPKENFKSARKLIHTLVDIVAKNGNLLLNIAPSPNGDWHPEAYQRLQEIGAWLRVNGESIYGTKPVAPYRQKQWAYTGNGKTKYQTYLPAEKETVPATITLNNVTQSKPTVKLLGYAKSLKASKTAEGLVVVLPEAARQLLAAQPAWVFKLEEK; from the coding sequence ATGAAGAATACCTATTTTAATTCATTGTACTACGGCTGGCTTCTATCCCTTTTGCTGGTATCAAGTACCGGTTTCGCTCAGCAACATTCCGAACAAAACCACGCGCACTACGTACCACCCAAAGACAGTCTGGTGAGCCGAAAACTGGCCCAATGGCAGGACATCAAGTTCGGGCTGCTCATGCACTGGGGCACTTACAGCAAGTGGGGCATTGTGGAGTCCTGGTCGCTGTGCCCGGAAGATGAAGGCTGGTGCGAGCGCCGGGGGCCCTACGCAGGCAACTGGTACGAGTACAAAAAGGCGTATGAGGATATCCGGACAACCTTCAACCCTACGGAGTTCAATCCTGAACGATGGGCTTCGGCGGCTAAAGATGCGGGTATGAAATATGTGGTGTTCACCACGAAACACCACGACGGATTCTGCATGTTCGACACCAAGCAGACAGACTACAAAATCACCGATCCGAAAACGGCGTTCTCGTCGAATCCACGGAGTAACATCGCCAAAGAAGTGTTCAGTGCATTTCGTGACAAGAACTTCATGGTAGGAGCTTATTTCTCAAAGCCGGACTGGCATATACCTTATTACTGGGACCCCTATTTCCCGCCCAAAGATCGGAACGTATCGTATGCGCCCAAAAAATACCCCCAGAAATGGCAGCAGTTCAAAGACTTTACCTACAACCAGATTCAGGAACTGATGACGGATTACGGTAAAATCGATATTCTGTGGCTCGATGGTGGCTGGGTCCGTCCGGCGTCTACGATTGATTCTACCATTAGCTGGCAACGCACCATTCCCTACGATCAGGATATCGACATGGCGCGTATTGCCAGCATGGGCCGTAGTAAACAGCCGGGATTGCTGGTCGTAGATCGTACCGTAACGGGTGAGTTTGAAAACTACGTTACGCCTGAGCAGTCCATTCCCGATGCGTACATGCCCATTCCCTGGGAGTCGTGCATGACAATGGGCGATTCGTGGTCGTATATCCCGAAAGAGAACTTTAAGTCGGCCCGCAAATTGATTCACACACTGGTGGACATTGTCGCTAAGAACGGCAACCTGCTCCTGAACATAGCGCCTAGTCCCAACGGCGACTGGCACCCCGAAGCTTACCAGCGGTTACAGGAAATTGGGGCCTGGCTGCGCGTCAACGGTGAGTCGATTTACGGCACAAAACCCGTAGCGCCTTACCGGCAGAAGCAGTGGGCTTATACCGGTAACGGTAAAACGAAGTACCAAACGTACCTGCCCGCCGAGAAAGAAACCGTACCTGCAACCATTACACTTAACAACGTTACTCAAAGCAAACCAACGGTAAAACTGCTCGGATACGCCAAATCGCTGAAAGCCAGTAAAACAGCAGAAGGTTTGGTTGTTGTCCTGCCCGAAGCCGCACGACAATTATTGGCCGCACAACCGGCCTGGGTTTTCAAACTGGAAGAAAAATAA
- a CDS encoding alpha-L-fucosidase, with product MQIRLIALFVILSRLTLAQTPAPFGAVPSARQLQWHKLKYYAFVHFNMNTFTNEEWGHGTETADMFNPTQLDCRQWARVAKEAGMEGIVITAKHHDGFCLWPSKFTEHSVKNSKWRDGKGDVLKDLSAACKEYGLKFGVYLSPWDRNHPAYGTPEYNEIFKNTLKEVLTQYGDVFEVWFDGANGEGPNGKKQVYDWPGFIATVRQYQPNAVIFSDGGPDIRWVGNEDGYAGETNWATLNRDKVYPGYPNYWELTPGHEDGTHWVPTEVNCSIRPGWYYHASEDSKVKSLEHLVDIYYSSIGRNGNWLLNLPVDRRGLVHENDVARLMELKAYTDKASVNLAGGKKIVASSVFSKVPTFAASNILDKSRDTYWAAAEGAKQSTLDIDLGKSITLNRLLIEEYIALGQRVKKFSVSAWKDGNYQPVAQGTTIGNRRILRFPTVTTSKIRVNIEESKASPLIRHIEIYNAPELIVTPVISRSKDGLVTIACPRTTDPVITYTTDGSEPTASSPRFSQPFSMLQSGTVKARAFINNMKKASSPVSTDFDISSAKWTVVSAGSSASGKGIDRLIDGNTNSFWQQRKAGEGTVSVVLDLGETLSLKGFTYMPRQDGKKDGIVYRYAVSVSQDGKTWAAPVSQGAFSNINNNPVGQSVRFDQPQSARYLKFDALETTGEKDATVSIAELGVLTR from the coding sequence ATGCAAATACGACTCATTGCCCTTTTTGTCATCCTGTCACGACTAACCCTGGCCCAAACGCCAGCGCCTTTCGGAGCTGTGCCATCTGCCCGCCAGTTGCAGTGGCATAAGTTGAAGTACTACGCCTTCGTGCACTTCAACATGAACACCTTCACCAACGAAGAGTGGGGCCACGGTACCGAAACCGCCGACATGTTCAACCCGACCCAACTTGATTGTCGGCAGTGGGCGCGGGTGGCTAAAGAAGCGGGCATGGAAGGGATTGTGATCACGGCCAAACACCACGATGGTTTCTGTTTGTGGCCCAGCAAATTCACCGAACACTCGGTCAAGAACAGCAAATGGCGCGATGGCAAAGGCGATGTCCTGAAAGACCTCTCGGCTGCCTGTAAAGAATATGGCTTGAAATTCGGGGTCTACCTCTCGCCCTGGGATCGTAACCACCCCGCCTACGGAACCCCCGAATACAACGAAATCTTTAAGAATACCCTCAAGGAAGTGCTGACCCAGTACGGCGACGTGTTTGAAGTGTGGTTCGATGGAGCTAACGGCGAAGGGCCGAACGGTAAGAAACAAGTCTACGACTGGCCGGGCTTTATTGCTACGGTTCGGCAATATCAACCCAATGCAGTCATTTTTAGCGATGGGGGGCCTGATATTCGTTGGGTAGGTAACGAAGATGGCTATGCGGGTGAAACCAACTGGGCAACCTTAAACCGGGATAAAGTTTATCCGGGTTATCCGAATTACTGGGAGCTGACGCCGGGCCATGAAGATGGTACGCATTGGGTACCCACCGAAGTGAACTGTTCGATTCGGCCGGGTTGGTACTACCACGCCAGTGAAGACAGTAAAGTGAAATCGCTGGAGCATCTGGTCGATATTTATTACAGCTCAATTGGGCGCAATGGCAACTGGCTGCTCAATCTGCCCGTTGATCGCCGGGGGCTTGTTCACGAAAACGACGTGGCCCGGCTTATGGAACTGAAAGCCTATACCGATAAGGCGTCGGTCAATCTGGCTGGTGGGAAGAAAATCGTCGCCAGTAGCGTCTTCAGTAAAGTGCCAACCTTTGCCGCGAGCAATATATTGGACAAAAGCCGAGATACGTATTGGGCAGCTGCCGAAGGGGCCAAACAATCCACCCTCGACATCGACTTGGGCAAATCCATTACCCTCAACCGACTGCTCATTGAAGAATACATCGCACTGGGCCAACGGGTGAAGAAGTTTTCAGTATCAGCCTGGAAGGATGGCAACTACCAACCTGTTGCACAGGGAACAACCATCGGCAATCGGCGTATTCTGCGCTTCCCGACTGTAACAACAAGCAAAATCCGGGTAAACATTGAGGAGTCCAAAGCCAGCCCGCTTATCCGCCATATCGAAATCTATAACGCGCCTGAGCTGATCGTAACCCCGGTTATCAGTCGCAGTAAAGACGGCCTGGTAACCATCGCCTGCCCTCGCACGACCGATCCGGTTATTACCTATACTACTGATGGGTCGGAGCCAACGGCTAGTAGCCCGCGTTTCAGTCAGCCATTTTCAATGCTTCAGAGTGGTACCGTGAAAGCCCGCGCGTTCATCAACAACATGAAAAAAGCCAGCAGCCCCGTTTCCACTGACTTCGACATTAGCTCGGCAAAATGGACGGTCGTATCGGCTGGTAGCTCGGCATCCGGTAAGGGAATTGACCGGCTAATTGACGGGAATACGAATAGCTTCTGGCAGCAGCGTAAAGCGGGCGAAGGGACTGTGTCTGTTGTTCTTGACCTGGGCGAAACATTGTCATTGAAAGGCTTTACCTATATGCCCCGCCAGGATGGTAAAAAAGACGGCATCGTGTACCGATATGCCGTGTCGGTGAGTCAGGATGGAAAAACCTGGGCAGCACCGGTTAGCCAGGGCGCTTTCAGCAATATCAATAACAACCCGGTTGGGCAATCGGTCCGGTTCGACCAGCCGCAGTCGGCGCGTTACCTGAAATTCGATGCGCTCGAAACCACCGGTGAAAAAGACGCCACTGTTTCCATTGCCGAACTGGGCGTTTTGACGCGCTAA